The proteins below are encoded in one region of Erinaceus europaeus chromosome 15, mEriEur2.1, whole genome shotgun sequence:
- the PKD1 gene encoding polycystin-1 isoform X2, whose amino-acid sequence MQHMRDLRVSAVPTVLPPNGTLVLAASVLVDSAVEAAFLWTFGDGEQMLGQFKPPYESFLVPNPKVAQVLVEHNTTHIYAFPGEYNLTLLVSNAFENLTRQVTVSVRATLPTVSVIVDSCVLVAGQPVIFSSTPLPSPGNILYTWDFGDGSLAVTQLQPAISHTYTSRGWYSIRLEVNNTVSRRVAETSVHVLEELRGLSVSLSQTVEQGVPVVVSAALESGDNVTWTFDMGDGTVITGPEATVQHVYLRAQNCTVTVAASSPAGHLAQSLFVQVFVLEVLRIDPAGCIPTQPQAQLTAHVTGDPAHYIFDWTFGDGSANVSVEGSPLVTHNFTRSGTFPLVLVLSSRVNKAHYFTSVCVEPEVGNVTLWPERQFVQLGDEAQLVARAWPPFPYRFTWDPGSQDATARIRGPEAAFTYRGSGSFLVAVTAANNISAANDSALVEVQEPVELWGIQFNGSHGPHVLELRQPYLFSTSGRGHPASYLWELGDGGRIEGPEVTHTYNSTGHFSVVVTVWNEVSRAEAWLNVTVQQCVQGLSVNASRTVLPLNGSVSFSTSLQAGSAVRYSWVLCDRCTPIPGGPTISYTFRSVGTFNIIVTAENEVGSAQDSIFIYVLQHIEGLQVAGGGCCFPTNHTLQLQAVVRAGTNISYSWSAHQDGGPVLAGSGKTFFITAPRPSTYHIQLRATNMLGSASASGTVDFVEPLGGLTVVTSPNPAAVNVSVTLSARLSTGSSACYTWSLEEGLSWETVEPATTYAFPTPGLHRVTVTAENPLGSTNASVEVAVHVPVCGLHIRACEQDCGFVATGSTVTFWGQLASGTGVSWYWTVPGGSRLGQHIALDFPSAGTFSIQLNASNAVSWASTTHSLTVEDPVLGLVLWASSKVAEPGQLVHFQTLLASGSAVSFRLQVNGAGSEMLLGPHFTRSFPRVGDYLVSVQAENHVSQAQAQVRVSVLEAVAGLLVPNCCEPGIATGTERNFTARVQRGSRVAYAWYFSLQKVQGDSLVILSGRDVTYTPVAAGRLEIHVRAFNELGGVNCTLVVEVQDVIQLVVLLSTRCFTNRSSRFEASTSPSPWHVAYRWDFGDGAPMQNTELPWAEHTYLQPGDYHVEVNASNLVSFFVAQVAVTVHMLACREPEVAVALPPQVLMRRSQRNYLQAHVDLRDCVTYQTEYRWEVYRAASCQRARHSAHVALPGVDTSRPQLVVPRLALPVGHYCFVFVVSFGDTPLAQSIQANVTVAAERLVPIVEGGSSRVWPDTQDLVLDGSKSYDPNLEDGDQTPLSFHWACVASTQSDSGVCVLNFAPRGSSVVTIPRERLQPGVEYTFSLTVWKAGRKEEATNQTVLIRRGQVPLVSLECVSCKAQAVYAVSRSSYVYLEGRCLNCSGGAKLGRWAARTFSNKTLVLDERTTSTGSSDLRLVLRRGVLRDGEGYIFTLTVLGPGGEEEGCASLRLAANRPPLGGTCRLSPLEAVHALTTKVYFSCEGWQDAEDASAPLVYALLLRRCRQGHCEEFCVYKGSLSSYGAVLPPGFAPRFLVSLAVLVQDQLGAAVVALNRSLTIGLPEPPADSPGSPPDLTSWLHSLTESMLPGLLRQADPQHVIEYSLALIAVLNEYEQSPPVAAQLDHRWQLQAQIRKNVTETLVSLRVHTVDDIQQIAAALAQCTVSSRELVCRSCLKGTLHKLEAMVRILQAETAAGTGTPTAIADNILNITGDLIHLASADVQGPQPSVLGAELPPPSLLVASRAYHLSSALMRVLMRSRVLNEEPLTLVGEEIVAQGKRSDPRGLLCYGNTSGPGCHFSIPTAFSGALANVSDVVQLILLVDSNPFPFGYISNYTVSTKVASLAFQTEAGTQIPIGQLASERAITVKVPSNSDQASRGFQGPPHSAAVPPGASVSAVVSLENSNPEAGLHLQITYTMVDERYLLQEPEPYLAVFLHSTPRPNEHNCSASRKISPEALGGEDHRPYTFFVAPGTRAPGGSYHLNLTSHFRWSALEVSVRLYTSLCQYFSEDEMMWRTEGLVPLEETSPSQAVCLTRHLTAFGASVFVPPSRVDFILPEPAAGVNYVVLLTCAVCGATYGVVAVLLHKLDRLDARRSRAIPFCGKGGRFKYEILVKTGWGRGSGTTAHVGIMLYGADSRSGHRHLDGDRAFHRNSLDIFRIATPHSLGSVWKIRVWHDNKGLSPAWFLQHVIVRDLQSARSTFFLVDDWLSVDAEANGGLVEKEVLAASDAALCCFRRLLVAELQRGFFDKHIWLSLWDRPPRSRFTRVQRATCCALLLFLFLGTNAVWYGVVGDTAFSPGPVSHLVPLGPDTVTVGLVSSVVVYPVYLLILFLFRMSRSKAGGTRPEPTGQLNVDSYLDSSALDSSFLAFPGLRAEAFSGHVKSQLLLDDSKSVLCWPSSEGTLSWPDLLSDPSIMGSTLQQLAWGPEEDSLSLVSPSSAQCFSEAGGEMGQPNTAAPPDMRRETDLLSDLSSCQGERAETLVLQPLGEKGLPGPTPPWEQPQPVKRGPTGLVEGLRRRLLPAWCATLAHGLSLFLAAVAVGVSGWVGASFPPSVSIMWLLSSGASFLASFLGWEPLKVLLEALYFSLVAKRLLPEEDDTLVESPTVTPVGERVPRVRPPHGFALFLAKEEARKVKRLHGTLQSLLVYMLFLLVTLLATYGDTSGHSHAYRLQSAIRQELDSQAFLAITRSEEFWPWMAEVLLPSVHRNCSSPELGPLRLRQVRLQEALCPDPPGTRVHSCEPGRDFSTADYSVGWGPPGHNDSQMWAYSAPDLLGVWYWGACAVYDSGGYVQELGLSLEESRARLGFLQLHDWIDNRSRAVFVELTRYSPAVGLHAAVTLRLEFPAAGRAVTALSVHPFALRRLSAGLTLPLLTSVSLLLFALYFSFLEARAWYREGCTRAWQSVAWARWLLVVLTAAAALVRLAQLGVADRQWTRFLRRRPRFTSFDQVAQLSATARGLAASLLFLLLVKAAQQLKFMRQWSVFGKTLCRALPELAGTALGLVVLAVAYTQLAVLLVTSGVDSLRSAARTLLVLCPGAGGLALCPADSWHLAALLCVGLWALRLWGTLRLGAVVLRWRYHTLRGELYRPAWEPQDYEMVELFLRRLRLWMGVSKVKEFRHKVRFEGMEPLPSRSSRGSKSSPDMSPPSGGSDASRPSTASSQLDALGVGRPGLRGEPEPSRLHTVFEALLTQFDRLNQATEDVYRLEQQLQHLQGSRGEGPTAPPPPGTSPTLPSRLARPSRASQRAKRKVHPSST is encoded by the exons ATGCAGCACATGCGGGACCTGCGAGTGTCAGCCGTGCCGACAGTGCTGCCCCCTAATGGCACGCTGGTGCTGGCGGCCTCTGTGCTGGTGGACTCAGCCGTGGAAGCCGCCTTTCT ctggacctttggtgatggggaaCAGATGCTTGGCCAGTTCAAACCACCTTATGAGTCGTTTCTGGTCCCGAACCCCAAAGTGGCCCAGGTGCTGGTGGAGCATAACACCACACACATCTACGCCTTCCCAG GTGAGTACAACCTGACGCTGCTCGTGTCCAACGCCTTTGAGAACCTGACGCGGCAGGTGACCGTCAGCGTGCGTGCCACGCTTCCCACTGTGTCGGTGATTGTGGACAGCTGTGTCCTGGTGGCTGGCCAGCCTGTCATCTTCTCCTCAACCCCACTGCCCTCTCCCGGCAACATCTTGTACACATGGGACTTTGGGGACGGCTCCCTGGCTGTGACGCAGCTGCAACCAGCAATCAGCCACACGTACACCTCAAGGGGCTGGTACAGCATCCGGCTGGAGGTTAACAACACCGTGAGCCGCCGGGTGGCCGAGACCAGCGTCCATGTTCTTGAGGAACTCCGGGGTCTGAGCGTAAGTCTGAGCCAGACCGTGGAGCAGGGTGTGCCCGTGGTGGTCAGTGCTGCCCTGGAGTCAGGTGACAACGTCACGTGGACTTTTGACATGGGCGACGGCACAGTTATCACAGGCCCCGAGGCCACAGTGCAACATGTGTACCTGCGGGCCCAGAACTGCACGGTGACCGTGGCGGCGTCCAGCCCCGCTGGCCACCTGGCCCAGAGCCTATTTGTGCAGGTCTTCGTCCTGGAAGTGCTGCGCATCGACCCGGCGGGCTGTATCCCCACACAGCCCCAGGCCCAGCTCACGGCCCACGTCACAGGTGACCCTGCCCATTACATCTTTGACTGGACCTTTGGGGACGGCTCAGCCAACGTGAGTGTTGAGGGGAGCCCATTGGTGACCCACAACTTCACACGCAGTGGCACGTTCCCATTGGTGCTGGTCCTGTCCAGCCGGGTGAACAAGGCGCACTACTTCACCAGCGTCTGTGTGGAGCCCGAAGTGGGCAATGTCACCCTTTGGCCAGAGAGACAGTTTGTGCAGCTCGGGGACGAGGCTCAGTTGGTGGCCCGAGCCTGGCCTCCCTTCCCCTACCGATTCACCTGGGACCCCGGCTCCCAGGATGCCACAGCCCGCATCAGGGGCCCTGAGGCAGCGTTTACCTACCGTGGCTCGGGCTCCTTCCTGGTGGCTGTCACTGCAGCCAACAACATCTCGGCTGCCAATGACTCGGCGCTGGTGGAGGTGCAGGAGCCGGTGGAACTCTGGGGCATCCAGTTCAACGGATCCCACGGACCCCACGTGCTGGAGTTGCGGCAGCCCTACCTGTTCTCCACCTCGGGCCGGGGCCACCCCGCCAGCTACCTGTGGGAGCTGGGAGACGGTGGGCGGATTGAGGGCCCCGAGGTCACCCACACCTACAACAGCACCGGCCACTTCAGTGTCGTGGTGACCGTCTGGAACGAGGTGAGCCGCGCTGAGGCCTGGCTCAATGTCACGGTCCAGCAGTGTGTGCAGGGGCTGAGCGTCAATGCCAGCCGCACGGTGCTGCCGCTTAATGGCAGCGTGAGCTTCAgcacctccctgcaggcgggcaGTGCTGTGCGCTACTCCTGGGTGTTGTGTGACCGCTGCACGCCCATCCCCGGGGGGCCCACCATCTCCTACACTTTCCGCTCCGTGGGCACCTTCAACATCATCGTCACGGCCGAGAACGAGGTGGGCTCCGCCCAGGACAGTATCTTCATCTATGTCCTGCAGCACATCGAGGGTCTGCAGGTGGCAGGCGGCGGCTGCTGCTTCCCCACCAACCACACGCTGCAGCTGCAGGCCGTGGTGCGGGCTGGCACCAACATCTCCTACAGCTGGAGTGCCCATCAGGACGGCGGCCCTGTCCTGGCCGGCAGCGGCAAAACCTTCTTCATCACGGCGCCCAGGCCTAGCACCTACCACATCCAGCTCCGGGCCACCAACATGCTGGGCAGCGCCTCTGCCAGTGGCACTGTGGACTTCGTGGAGCCTCTGGGGGGGCTGACCGTGGTCACCTCCCCCAACCCGGCTGCCGTCAATGTGAGTGTCACCCTGAGTGCCCGGCTGTCCACGGGTAGCAGTGCCTGCTATACCTGGTCCTTGGAGGAAGGGCTGAGCTGGGAGACTGTGGAGCCAGCCACCACCTATGCCTTCCCCACACCGGGCCTGCACCGGGTCACAGTCACGGCTGAGAACCCACTGGGCTCTACCAATGCCTCAGTGGAAGTGGCCGTCCATGTGCCAGTGTGTGGCCTCCATATCAGGGCCTGTGAGCAGGACTGTGGTTTTGTGGCAACTGGCTCCACTGTGACCTTCTGGGGACAGCTGGCTTCGGGGACCGGAGTGAGCTGGTATTGGACTGTGCCCGGGGGCAGCAGACTCGGCCAGCACATCGCCCTGGACTTCCCCAGTGCTGGCACCTTCTCCATCCAGCTCAATGCCTCCAATGCTGTCAGCTGGGCAAGCACCACCCACAGCCTCACGGTAGAGGACCCTGTGCTGGGCCTGGTTCTGTGGGCCAGCAGCAAAGTGGCAGAGCCTGGGCAGCTGGTCCACTTCCAGACGCTGCTGGCCTCAGGCTCTGCCGTCAGCTTCCGCCTGCAGGTCAACGGGGCTGGCTCCGAGATGCTGCTAGGGCCCCATTTCACTCGAAGCTTCCCCCGGGTCGGGGACTACCTGGTGAGTGTGCAGGCCGAGAACCATGTGAGCCAGGCCCAGGCGCAGGTGCGTGTCTCTGTGCTGGAGGCCGTGGCTGGGCTGCTGGTGCCCAACTGCTGTGAGCCAGGCATCGCCACAGGCACCGAGAGGAACTTCACGGCTCGTGTGCAGCGGGGTTCCCGGGTCGCCTACGCCTGGTACTTCTCCCTGCAGAAGGTGCAGGGGGACTCGCTTGTCATCCTGTCGGGCCGAGACGTCACCTATACGCCGGTGGCCGCAGGGCGGCTGGAGATCCACGTGCGCGCCTTCAACGAGCTGGGCGGCGTGAACTGCACGCTGGTGGTGGAGGTGCAGGACGTCATTCAGCTGGTGGTGCTGCTCAGCACGCGCTGCTTCACGAACCGATCGTCCCGCTTCGAGGCATCCACGAGCCCCAGCCCCTGGCATGTGGCCTACCGCTGGGACTTTGGGGATGGGGCACCGATGCAGAACACGGAGCTTCCCTGGGCCGAGCACACCTACCTGCAGCCCGGGGACTACCACGTGGAGGTGAACGCCTCCAACCTGGTGAGCTTCTTTGTGGCCCAGGTGGCCGTCACGGTGCACATGCTGGCCTGCAGGGAGCCCGAGGTGGCTGTGGCGCTGCCCCCACAGGTGCTCATGCGGCGGTCCCAGCGTAACTACCTACAGGCCCACGTCGACCTGCGGGACTGTGTGACCTACCAGACTGAGTACCGCTGGGAGGTGTACCGTGCTGCCAGCTGTCAGCGTGCCCGCCACTCTGCCCATGTGGCCCTGCCCGGAGTGGACACCAGCCGTCCCCAGCTAGTGGTGCCACGCCTGGCCCTGCCTGTGGGCCACTACTGCTTTGTGTTTGTGGTGTCGTTTGGGGACACGCCCCTAGCACAGAGCATCCAGGCCAACGTGACAGTAGCCGCCGAGCGCCTGGTCCCCATAGTGGAAGGTGGCTCCTCCCGGGTGTGGCCAGACACGCAGGACCTGGTACTGGACGGCAGCAAGTCCTATGACCCCAACCTGGAGGATGGTGACCAGACGCCACTCAGCTTCCACTGGGCCTGTGTGGCCTCAACACAG AGTGACTCTGGCGTGTGTGTGCTGAACTTTGCACCCCGTGGGAGCAGCGTGGTCACCATTCCTCGGGAGCGCCTGCAGCCTGGCGTGGAATACACCTTCAGCCTGACAGTGTGGAAGGCAGGACGGAAGGAGGAGGCCACCAACCAGACG GTGCTGATCCGCCGTGGCCAGGTGCCCCTGGTGTCCCTGGAGTGTGTATCCTGTAAGGCACAGGCCGTGTATGCCGTGAGCCGCAGCTCCTACGTGTACCTGGAGGGCCGCTGCCTCAACTGCAGTGGGGGTGCCAAGCTGGGG CGCTGGGCCGCCCGCACCTTCAGCAACAAGACACTGGTGCTGGACGAGAGGACCACATCCACCGGCAGCTCGGACCTGCGGCTGGTGCTGCGGCGCGGCGTGCTGCGGGACGGTGAGGGCTACATCTTCACGCTCACGGTGCTGGGCCCGGGCGGCGAGGAGGAGGGCTGTGCCTCCCTCCGCTTGGCCGCCAACCGCCCGCCCCTGGGTGGCACCTGCCGCCTCTCCCCACTGGAGGCTGTGCACGCCCTCACCACCAAGGTCTACTTCTCATGTGAGG GCTGGCAGGACGCGGAGGATGCGTCCGCCCCGCTGGTATATGCCCTGTTGCTGCGGCGCTGTCGCCAGGGCCACTGTGAGGAGTTCTGTGTCTACAAAGGCAGCCTTTCCAGTTATGGGGCTGTGCTGCCGCCAGGCTTCGCGCCCCGCTTCCTGGTGAGCCTGGCCGTGCTGGTGCAGGACCAGCTGGGCGCTGCCGTGGTCGCCCTCAACAG GTCTCTGACTATCGGCCTGCCAGAGCCCCCTGCTGACAGCCCCGGCAGCCCCCCAGACCTGACGTCCTGGCTGCACAGCCTGACGGAGAGCATGCTGCCCGGGCTGCTGAGACAGGCTGACCCCCAGCATGTCATCGAGTACTCCCTGGCCCTCATTGCCGTCCTCAACGAG TACGAGCAGAGCCCACCTGTAGCGGCACAGCTGGACCACCGATGGCAGCTTCAGGCCCAGATTCGCAAGAACGTCACAGAGACCTTGGTGTCCCTTCGGGTACATACAGTGGACGACATTCAGCAGATCGCAGCTGCGCTGGCCCAGTGCACG GTGTCCAGTCGGGAGTTGGTGTGCCGCTCCTGCCTGAAGGGGACGCTGCACAAGCTGGAGGCCATGGTGCGCATCCTGCAGGCCGAGACCGCCGCCGGCACCGGCACCCCCACCGCCATCGCAGACAACATCCTCAACATCACAG GCGACCTCATCCATCTGGCCAGCGCGGACGTGCAAGGCCCACAACCCTCTGTGCTGGGGGCCGAGCTGCCGCCGCCATCGCTGCTGGTGGCGTCCAGGGCCTACCACCTGTCCTCGGCACTCATGCGCGTCCTCATGCGatctcgagtgctcaatgaggagCCTCTGACACTGGTCGGGGAGGAGATCGTGGCTCAGGGCAAGCGTTCAGACCCCAGGGGCCTGCTCTGTTACGGCAACACCTCGGGGCCCGGCTGCCACTTCTCCATCCCCACTGCCTTCAGCGGGGCCCTGGCCAACGTCAGCGATGTGGTGCAGCTCATCCTGCTGGTGGACTCCAATCCCTTCCCCTTCGGCTACATCAGCAACTACACCGTGTCCACCAAGGTGGCGTCCCTGGCCTTTCAGACAGAGGCTGGCACCCAGATCCCCATTGGGCAGCTGGCCTCGGAGCGTGCCATCACTGTCAAGGTTCCCAGCAACTCTGACCAGGCCTCCCGGGGCTTCCAGGGCCCCCCCCACTCTGCGGCTGTCCCACCTGGCGCCTCGGTCAGCGCTGTGGTGTCCCTTGAGAACAGCAACCCCGAGGCGGGGCTGCACCTGCAGATCACATACACCATGGTGGACG AGCGCTACCTGCTCCAGGAGCCGGAGCCCTACCTGGCTGTGTTCCTGCACTCCACGCCACGGCCCAATGAGCACAACTGCTCGGCCAGCAGGAAGATTAGCCCTGAGGCCCTGGGGGGCGAGGACCATAGGCCCTACACCTTCTTCGTCGCCCCTGG GACCAGAGCACCTGGTGGGAGCTACCACCTGAACCTGACCAGCCACTTCCGCTGGTCGGCACTGGAAGTGTCGGTGAGGCTGTACACGTCGCTGTGCCAGTACTTCAGTGAGGACGAGATGATGTGGCGGACGGAGGGCCTGGTGCCCCTGGAGGAGACCTCGCCCAGCCAGGCCGTCTGCCTAACACGCCACCTGACCGCCTTTGGTGCCAGCGTCTTTGTGCCCCCCAGCCGTGTCGACTTCATTTTGCCA GAACCTGCCGCGGGCGTGAACTATGTAGTGCTGCTGACATGTGCTGTGTGTGGGGCGACCTACGGTGTGGTGGCCGTGCTCCTGCACAAGCTGGACCGCCTGGACGCCCGCCGCAGCCGGGCCATCCCCTTCTGTGGGAAGGGGGGCCGCTTCAAATACGAGATCCTGGTCAAGACCGGCTGGGGCCGTGGCTCCG GCACCACAGCACACGTGGGCATCATGCTGTACGGGGCGGATAGCCGGAGCGGCCACCGGCACCTGGACGGGGACAGAGCCTTCCACCGCAATAGCCTGGACATCTTCCGCATCGCCACCCCGCACAGCCTGGGCAGCGTGTGGAAGATCCGCGTGTGGCATGACAACAAAG GGCTCAGCCCCGCCTGGTTCCTGCAGCATGTCATCGTCAGGGACCTGCAGAGCGCCCGCAGCACCTTCTTCCTGGTGGACGACTGGCTGTCGGTGGATGCGGAGGCCAATGGGGGTCTGGTGGAGAAGGAGGTGCTGGCAGCAA GTGACGCGGCCCTGTGCTGCTTCCGGCGCCTCCTGGTGGCCGAGCTGCAGCGGGGCTTCTTCGACAAGCACATCTGGCTGTCCCTCTGGGACCGGCCACCCAGAAGCCGCTTCACGCGCGTCCAGCGGGCCACCTGCTGTgccctactcctcttcctcttcctgggcACCAACGCCGTGTGGTATGGGGTTGTGGGTGACACAGCCTTCAG CCCAGGGCCTGTGTCCCATCTCGTCCCACTGGGTCCAGACACAGTCACCGTGGGCCTGGTGTCCAGCGTGGTCGTCTACCCCGTCTACCTGCTCATCTTATTCCTCTTCCGGATGTCCAGGAGCAAG GCTGGGGGCACGCGCCCTGAGCCCACGGGGCAGCTGAATGTAGACAGCTACCTGGACTCATCAGCACTGGACAGCTCCTTCCTCGCCTTCCCCGGGCTCCGAGCCGAG GCCTTTTCTGGACATGTGAAAAGCCAGTTACTGCTGGATGACTCAAAAAG CGTGCTGTGCTGGCCCTCCAGCGAGGGCACCCTCAGCTGGCCAGACCTGCTCAGCGACCCCTCCATCATGGGCAGCACCCTGCAGCAGCTGGCATGGGGCCCTGAAGAGGACAGTCTATCCCTGGTCAGCCCTTCGAGTGCCCAGTGCTTCTCAGAGGCGG GTGGTGAAATGGGCCAGCCGAACACAGCTGCCCCACCAGACATGCGCAGAGAGACGGACCTGCTCTCAGACCT GTCCAGCTGCCAGGGGGAAAGGGCAGAGACACTGGTGCTGCAGCCACTGGGAGAGAAGGGGCTGCCCGGCCCCACGCCACCTTGGGAGCAGCCCCAGCCCGTGAAGCGTGGCCCAACAG GGCTGGTGGAGGGGCTGCGGAGGCGCCTGCTACCGGCCTGGTGTGCGACCCTGGCCCACGGGCTCAGCCTGTTCCTGGCAGCTGTAGCTGTGGGGGTGTCGGGGTGGGTCGGTGCCAGCTTCCCCCCAAGCGTGAGCATCATGTGGCTCCTGTCAAGTGGCGCCAGCTTCCTGGCCTCATTCCTGGGCTGGGAGCCCCTCAAG GTCCTGCTGGAGGCGCTATACTTCTCATTGGTGGCCAAGCGGCTGCTCCCCGAGGAGGACGACACGCTAGTGGAGAGCCCGACTGTGACTCCCGTGGGTGAGCGGGTGCCCCGTGTGCGGCCCCCCCACGGCTTCGCACTCTTCCTGGCCAAGGAGGAGGCCCGCAAGGTCAAGCGGCTGCACGGGACGCTGCAG AGCCTGCTGGTGTACATGCTCTTCCTGCTGGTGACGCTGCTGGCCACCTACGGGGACACCTCAGGCCACAGCCACGCCTACCGCCTGCAGAGCGCCATCAGGCAGGAGCTGGACAGCCAGGCCTTCCTGGCCATCACCCG GTCGGAGGAGTTCTGGCCCTGGATGGCTGAGGTGCTGCTGCCCTCCGTGCACAGAAACTGCTCCAGCCCAGAGCTGGGGCCCCTGCGACTGCGGCAGGTGCGGCTGCAGGAAG CGCTCTGTCCAGACCCGCCGGGAACCAGGGTGCACAGCTGCGAGCCGGGCCGGGACTTCAGCACTGCGGACTACAGCGTCGGCTGGGGGCCCCCCGGCCACAATGACTCCCAGATGTGGGCCTACTCTGCGCCTGACCTCCTGGG TGTCTGGTACTGGGGGGCCTGCGCCGTGTACGACAGCGGGGGGTACGTGCAGGAGCTGGGGCTCAGCCTAGAGGAGAGCCGCGCGCGCCTGGGCTTCCTGCAGCTGCATGACTGGATCGACAACAG gagCCGCGCCGTGTTCGTGGAGCTCACCCGCTACAGCCCGGCCGTGGGGCTGCACGCCGCCGTCACGCTGCGCCTGGAGTTCCCGGCGGCTGGCCGCGCAGTGACAGCGCTGAGCGTCCACCCCTTCGCACTGCGCCGCCTGAGCGCTGGCCTGACGCTGCCACTGCTCACCTCG GTCAGCCTGCTGCTCTTCGCGCTCTACTTCTCCTTCTTGGAGGCGCGCGCCTGGTACCGGGAGGGGTGCACGCGCGCCTGGCAGTCGGTGGCCTGGGCAcggtggctgctggtggtgctgaccGCGGCCGCAGCGCTCGTGCGCCTGGCCCAGCTGGGTGTCGCGGACCGCCAGTGGACGCGCTTCCTGCGTCGCCGCCCGCGCTTCACCAGCTTCGACCAGGTGGCTCAGCTGAGTGCCACCGCCCGCGGGCTGGCCGCCTCACTGCTCTTCCTGCTCCTGGTCAAG GCTGCCCAGCAGCTGAAGTTCATGCGCCAGTGGTCAGTGTTTGGCAAGACGCTGTGCCGGGCCCTGCCGGAGCTGGCGGGCACAGCCCTCGGCCTGGTGGTGCTCGCCGTGGCCTACACGCAGCTGGCCGTCCTG CTGGTCACCTCAGGTGTGGATTCGCTGAGGAGTGCAGCCCGGACCCTCCTGGTGCTGTGCCCCGGGGCAGGGGGCCTCGCCCTGTGCCCGGCTGATTCCTGGCACCTGGCAGCCCTACTGTGTGTGGGACTCTGGGCGCTACGGCTGTGGGGCACCCTGCGGCTGGGGGCCGTGGTGCTGCGCTGGAGGTACCACACTCTGCGCGGGGAGCTGTACCGGCCAGCCTGGGAGCCCCAGGACTACGAGATGGTGGAGCTCTTCCTGCGACGGCTGCGGCTCTGGATGGGCGTCAGCAAGGTCAAGGAG TTCCGCCACAAGGTCCGCTTTGAAGGGATGGAGCCGCTGCCCTCCCGCTCCTCCAGGGGCTCCAAGTCGTCCCCGGACATGTCGCCCCCCAGCGGCGGCTCGGATGCCTCTCGTCCCTCCACCGCCTCCAGCCAGCTGGACGCACTGGGGGTGGGCCGGCCGGGGCTGAGGGGGGAGCCGGAGCCCTCCCGCCTCCACACAGTGTTCGAGGCCCTGCTGACCCAGTTTGACAGACTCAACCAGGCCACGGAAGACGTGTACcggctggagcagcagctgcaGCACCTGCAGGGCTCCCGGGGAGAGGgtcccactgccccaccccccccAGGCACCTCCCCAACCCTCCCCTCCCGCCTTGCCCGCCCCAGCCGGGCTTCCCAGAGGGCAAAGAGGAAGGTCCACCCCAGCAGCACTTAG